From the genome of Geminocystis herdmanii PCC 6308, one region includes:
- the psaK gene encoding photosystem I reaction center subunit PsaK: MNFLVLSNLLASIPQTVEWNFNVALVMISANLLAVFIGRFAIQQTGIGPDLPVGKPALWKRFGLPELLATLSFGHILGAGFVLGLSNAGLL, from the coding sequence ATGAACTTTTTAGTGTTATCAAATCTTCTAGCAAGTATTCCTCAAACGGTAGAGTGGAATTTTAATGTAGCTTTAGTGATGATTTCAGCGAACTTATTAGCAGTATTTATTGGGCGTTTCGCTATCCAACAAACTGGAATTGGTCCTGATTTACCCGTAGGAAAACCTGCATTATGGAAAAGATTTGGACTCCCTGAATTATTGGCTACCCTTAGTTTTGGGCATATTTTGGGTGCTGGTTTTGTCTTAGGCTTATCCAACGCAGGATTATTATAG
- a CDS encoding glutamine synthetase III family protein gives MSGNNSRVQAINQITNREIKPFNTPKRLEDMWAKDVFTLSKMQECLPKDIFKSLKKTIQTGEPLDVSIADVVATAMRDWAISKKALYYAHVFYPLTNSTAEKHDGFVSVQGDGSVISEFAGKVLVKGEPDGSSFPNGGIRSTFEARGYTAWDVTSPAYVMETDNGVTLCIPTVFVSWTGEALDKKTPLLRSNAAMNKAARKVLKLLGHKEIAPVNSSCGAEQEYFLVDANFAHSRPDLLLAGRTLFGKPSAKGQEFDDHYFGAIPERVQVFMQDVEESMYRLGIPAKTRHNEVAPGQFELAPFFEAANVATDHQQLTMTILRKMAKKHGFICLLHEKPFAGINGSGKHVNWSVGNATQGNLLDPGDTPHANAQFLVFCGAVIRGAHKYGPLLRAVVATASNDHRLGANEAPPAIMSVYLGSQLEDVFEQIRNGEVKSCKKAETMNIGVDTLPEIPMDPGDRNRTSPFAFTGNRFEFRAVGSGQSVAGPLVAMNTILADSLNWIAEQLESELEKGTELNTAIQKVLKEIMEKHGNVVFGGNGYSSEWHEMAVEERGLANLPTTADALPVLKEKYIEELFERTGVLSPVELESRFEVYAEQYLLSIEVEAKLVISIAKTTIYPAAMKYLSNLSGTIVILKNMGIEVDVTPVKKVAELADAMMAEVYKLSHALSKHDFDSVEDHLQYYAQTIRSLMDEVRKYADGLEAEIADELWPLPTYQEMLFIK, from the coding sequence ATGAGCGGAAATAATTCACGGGTTCAAGCCATTAACCAAATTACCAATAGAGAAATCAAGCCCTTTAACACTCCCAAACGGTTAGAGGATATGTGGGCAAAAGATGTTTTTACTCTTAGCAAGATGCAAGAGTGTCTCCCTAAAGATATTTTCAAATCTCTGAAAAAAACCATTCAAACAGGTGAACCTCTTGATGTGTCTATTGCCGATGTGGTAGCAACAGCCATGAGAGACTGGGCAATTTCCAAAAAAGCCCTTTACTACGCCCACGTTTTCTATCCTCTTACTAACTCTACAGCAGAAAAACATGACGGTTTTGTCTCCGTACAGGGTGACGGTTCGGTTATTTCTGAGTTTGCAGGTAAAGTATTGGTAAAAGGCGAACCCGATGGCTCATCTTTTCCTAATGGGGGGATTCGATCGACCTTTGAAGCCAGAGGCTATACGGCATGGGATGTCACCAGCCCAGCCTATGTTATGGAAACTGATAATGGCGTAACCCTTTGTATCCCTACGGTATTTGTTTCTTGGACAGGAGAAGCCCTAGATAAGAAAACTCCCCTACTTCGATCGAATGCAGCTATGAATAAAGCGGCTCGTAAAGTCTTAAAATTATTAGGACATAAAGAGATAGCTCCCGTTAACTCCAGTTGTGGAGCAGAACAAGAATACTTCTTAGTAGATGCCAATTTTGCTCATAGTCGCCCAGATTTATTATTAGCAGGAAGAACCTTATTTGGTAAACCCTCCGCTAAAGGACAAGAATTTGATGATCACTACTTCGGAGCAATTCCTGAAAGAGTACAAGTGTTCATGCAGGATGTGGAAGAATCCATGTATCGCTTAGGAATTCCTGCCAAAACTCGCCATAATGAAGTTGCTCCCGGACAATTTGAATTAGCTCCCTTCTTTGAAGCAGCAAACGTAGCAACAGATCATCAACAGTTAACCATGACCATTTTACGCAAAATGGCAAAAAAACATGGTTTTATCTGTTTACTCCATGAAAAACCCTTTGCAGGTATTAACGGTTCAGGAAAACACGTTAACTGGTCGGTAGGTAATGCTACACAAGGTAACTTACTAGACCCGGGTGATACTCCTCACGCCAACGCTCAATTTTTAGTTTTCTGTGGAGCAGTAATTCGAGGCGCCCATAAATACGGACCCCTTTTGCGCGCAGTCGTAGCAACAGCAAGTAATGATCACCGTTTAGGGGCAAACGAAGCTCCCCCTGCCATTATGTCCGTGTATTTAGGTTCACAATTAGAGGACGTTTTTGAGCAAATCCGCAACGGTGAAGTTAAAAGTTGCAAAAAAGCTGAAACTATGAATATTGGTGTGGATACTTTACCAGAGATTCCCATGGATCCGGGTGACAGAAATCGTACATCTCCCTTTGCCTTTACAGGTAATCGTTTCGAGTTTCGTGCGGTAGGTTCAGGGCAATCTGTAGCAGGTCCTCTTGTGGCTATGAATACCATTTTAGCGGACTCCTTAAACTGGATTGCAGAACAGTTAGAATCTGAATTGGAAAAAGGTACAGAGTTAAATACTGCTATTCAAAAAGTCCTCAAAGAAATCATGGAAAAACACGGTAACGTGGTTTTTGGGGGCAATGGTTATTCTTCCGAATGGCATGAAATGGCGGTGGAAGAAAGAGGTTTAGCTAATTTACCTACCACTGCTGATGCTTTACCTGTTTTAAAAGAAAAATATATTGAGGAATTATTTGAGAGAACTGGTGTACTTTCTCCCGTAGAATTAGAAAGTCGTTTTGAAGTTTATGCGGAACAATATTTATTGTCGATCGAAGTAGAAGCTAAATTAGTGATTAGTATCGCAAAAACGACTATTTATCCTGCGGCGATGAAATATTTATCGAATTTAAGCGGTACTATTGTCATTCTCAAAAATATGGGTATTGAAGTTGATGTAACTCCAGTGAAAAAAGTAGCTGAATTAGCTGATGCGATGATGGCGGAAGTTTATAAATTAAGTCATGCCCTAAGTAAACATGATTTTGACAGCGTGGAAGATCATCTTCAATATTATGCTCAAACCATTCGATCGTTAATGGATGAAGTGCGCAAATATGCCGATGGTTTAGAAGCGGAAATTGCCGATGAATTATGGCCTTTGCCCACCTATCAAGAGATGTTATTTATCAAGTAG
- the cruG gene encoding 2'-O-glycosyltransferase CruG produces MITNAIICFVLLLFQSVCFFILLSRLFRGATRFPPLKPESADPSLLAKVSVIVPTLNEVDRIDKMLEGITRQSYEVKEIIIVDSNSQDGTRDKVIEASKTDPRIRLVTDPPLSNNWVGRPWALHNGFLNSSETSEWILGIDADTQPQKGLIPSLINFANAHNYDVVSLSPQFILKGAGEWWLQPALLMTLLYRFESSGVDAKSAETVMANGQCFLIKRKVLEAIDGYSFASNSFCDDVTLARYIASLGYKVGFADGAKVIKVRMYEGLEETWREWGRSIDLKDAGSKAQLWAECGFLALIQALPFSIVLIGFFFCSQLDFLSFYLLYILNCILLLIRFALLGAIAPSYQFTKSPRELFFLLSPTADIFAVVRIFLSATQKPRQWRGRNY; encoded by the coding sequence ATGATAACCAATGCGATTATTTGTTTCGTTTTATTACTCTTTCAAAGTGTTTGTTTTTTTATTCTTCTGAGTCGATTATTTAGGGGGGCAACTCGATTTCCTCCTTTAAAACCTGAATCTGCTGATCCTTCTTTGTTAGCTAAAGTTAGTGTGATTGTACCCACTCTCAATGAGGTCGATCGAATTGATAAAATGCTAGAAGGCATTACCCGTCAAAGTTACGAAGTCAAAGAAATTATTATTGTCGATAGTAACTCCCAAGATGGTACAAGAGATAAAGTAATAGAAGCCTCAAAAACTGATCCTCGTATTCGTCTTGTCACCGATCCCCCCTTATCTAATAATTGGGTGGGCAGACCTTGGGCATTACATAATGGATTTTTAAATAGTTCAGAAACCAGTGAATGGATTTTAGGCATAGATGCAGATACTCAACCCCAAAAAGGCTTAATTCCCAGTTTGATAAATTTTGCGAATGCACATAATTATGATGTGGTGTCTCTTTCTCCTCAATTTATTCTCAAGGGTGCTGGAGAATGGTGGTTACAACCTGCTTTGTTAATGACTTTGCTTTATCGTTTTGAGTCGTCAGGAGTCGATGCAAAAAGTGCGGAAACGGTGATGGCGAATGGACAATGTTTTTTAATTAAACGCAAGGTTTTAGAAGCTATAGACGGTTATAGTTTTGCTTCTAATTCTTTTTGTGATGATGTGACTTTGGCTCGTTATATCGCCAGTTTAGGTTATAAGGTGGGTTTTGCTGATGGTGCAAAAGTGATCAAAGTGAGAATGTATGAGGGTTTAGAAGAAACTTGGCGTGAATGGGGAAGATCGATCGATCTCAAGGATGCAGGTTCAAAAGCTCAGTTATGGGCAGAATGTGGCTTTTTAGCTTTAATTCAGGCTTTACCCTTTTCGATCGTGCTTATAGGCTTTTTCTTCTGTTCTCAGTTAGATTTTCTCAGTTTTTACTTGTTATATATCCTTAATTGTATTTTACTATTAATCCGTTTTGCCTTATTAGGTGCGATCGCCCCTTCCTATCAATTTACGAAATCACCGAGGGAATTATTCTTTTTACTCTCCCCTACCGCCGATATTTTCGCAGTAGTAAGAATCTTTTTATCAGCTACGCAAAAACCCCGTCAATGGCGAGGCAGAAACTATTAG